One bacterium DNA window includes the following coding sequences:
- the lipB gene encoding lipoyl(octanoyl) transferase LipB: MIELIDLGFKQYKDAWDFQKELVEKRIRDEIPDTLLLVEHEPVFTLGKNKDWKNLLFPEEYLRKLGYSLYKVERGGDITYHGPGQLVGYPIFKLNSALAGVKKFVFNVEEALIRTLIGYGIEAYRHDEYTGVFTPQGKIASIGMAFRKWVSFHGFALNVNNSLEPFRFIIPCGISHIPMTSMGEILKREIPMAELKRRIFQNFCEVFGG; this comes from the coding sequence ATGATTGAGTTGATAGATTTAGGCTTCAAGCAATACAAGGATGCCTGGGATTTTCAGAAAGAATTGGTGGAGAAAAGAATTAGGGACGAAATTCCGGATACTTTACTTTTGGTTGAGCATGAACCTGTTTTTACTCTCGGAAAGAACAAAGACTGGAAAAATCTTTTATTTCCTGAGGAGTACTTAAGAAAGCTGGGGTATTCTCTTTACAAAGTAGAACGGGGAGGAGATATAACCTATCACGGTCCCGGTCAGCTGGTAGGCTATCCTATTTTTAAGCTGAACAGCGCCCTTGCTGGAGTTAAGAAGTTCGTATTTAATGTGGAAGAGGCACTAATTAGAACCCTTATTGGATATGGAATAGAGGCTTATAGACATGATGAATACACGGGGGTTTTCACACCCCAGGGAAAGATTGCATCCATTGGAATGGCCTTCAGGAAATGGGTTTCCTTTCATGGCTTTGCCCTGAATGTGAACAATAGCCTTGAACCTTTTAGATTCATAATACCCTGTGGTATTTCTCACATTCCAATGACTTCTATGGGGGAAATTCTGAAAAGGGAAATACCGATGGCGGAGCTTAAACGACGAATTTTCCAGAACTTTTGTGAGGTTTTTGGAGGCTGA
- a CDS encoding ROK family protein, whose translation MERGKLEKILAFDIGGTNIKYGLVERGKIVDRGSFPTHAEEGKDFVIAKLLDLINVKKNVIDGVGLAVAGLVDHEKGVVYEPPNLPGWNEVPIKEMIESKTGKPTFVLNDANAFVLGEWQFGVGKDEANVIGITLGTGVGGGIIANRKLLLGRVHFAAEIGHMVIDPSGPVCNCGQRGCWESYLGSAYFSKRAKVFLQRYGITLEEYSPKELREIAAQGCEPAKLLWEEFGYYLAIGLVNLTHIFDPDIFVIGGGVSNAFELFIGNTEKILEERVMGYSRRELKIRKSLLGDDSALLGAYYFAHEEGKVW comes from the coding sequence ATGGAAAGGGGTAAATTGGAAAAAATTTTAGCCTTTGATATAGGTGGTACAAACATTAAGTATGGATTGGTTGAAAGGGGGAAGATAGTTGATAGAGGCTCCTTTCCAACCCATGCTGAAGAGGGTAAGGATTTTGTAATTGCAAAGCTGCTTGATCTGATTAATGTAAAGAAAAATGTGATTGATGGCGTTGGTCTTGCTGTTGCTGGACTTGTAGACCACGAGAAAGGTGTAGTTTATGAACCACCAAATTTGCCGGGATGGAACGAAGTCCCTATCAAGGAAATGATTGAGAGCAAGACAGGAAAACCTACTTTTGTCTTGAACGACGCCAATGCTTTTGTTCTCGGGGAGTGGCAGTTCGGAGTTGGCAAGGACGAAGCCAATGTCATTGGTATAACTCTGGGGACTGGTGTCGGCGGAGGTATAATTGCCAATAGAAAATTACTTCTGGGAAGGGTTCATTTTGCGGCTGAAATCGGTCATATGGTTATTGACCCGTCGGGACCAGTTTGTAATTGCGGTCAAAGGGGATGCTGGGAATCCTATTTGGGGAGTGCTTACTTCTCTAAAAGGGCTAAGGTGTTTTTGCAAAGATATGGAATTACCCTCGAGGAATACTCTCCAAAGGAATTAAGGGAAATAGCTGCGCAAGGTTGCGAACCAGCAAAACTACTCTGGGAAGAGTTTGGATATTATTTAGCAATCGGGCTTGTGAATCTGACTCATATCTTTGATCCAGATATTTTTGTAATAGGTGGAGGTGTGTCGAACGCCTTTGAACTCTTTATCGGAAACACTGAGAAGATTTTAGAAGAGCGGGTTATGGGCTATTCCAGACGGGAACTGAAAATCAGAAAATCCTTGCTGGGGGATGATTCAGCATTACTGGGAGCATACTATTTTGCCCATGAGGAAGGAAAGGTGTGGTAG
- the ruvX gene encoding Holliday junction resolvase RuvX, with the protein MRKERCGRVLAVDYGKKRVGLAWSDEMRLIVTPLIAYDNDETLMQKLVSLIVKNNITEIVFGLPIRMSGEEGELAEEIRRFANELSTKFPSIVIEFFDESLTSKDAEALFRSKHGRPPVGKKDKYLVDSYSAAILLEEFLKKDEAF; encoded by the coding sequence ATGAGGAAGGAAAGGTGTGGTAGGGTTCTGGCGGTAGATTACGGTAAAAAAAGAGTAGGACTTGCTTGGAGTGATGAAATGAGGTTAATTGTCACACCTTTGATTGCTTATGATAACGATGAAACTTTGATGCAGAAATTGGTTTCTTTGATTGTAAAAAACAACATAACGGAAATTGTCTTTGGTCTTCCCATTAGAATGAGTGGGGAGGAGGGGGAGCTTGCAGAGGAAATAAGAAGATTTGCCAATGAACTTTCCACAAAGTTTCCCAGCATCGTTATCGAGTTTTTTGATGAGAGTTTAACTTCTAAAGATGCTGAAGCCCTATTTAGGTCGAAGCACGGCAGGCCCCCTGTGGGTAAGAAAGATAAATATTTGGTTGATAGTTACTCAGCGGCAATTTTGTTAGAAGAATTTTTGAAGAAAGATGAAGCCTTTTAA